Within Pseudomonas brassicacearum, the genomic segment ACTCGCCGGCTTTTTCGGTAAAGCTCGGTTCTTCAGTCGTCGGCTTGCCCGGCGTCACTTCGGCCTGCGGCTCCAGCCCCTTGCGGCCCATCAGCACCTCATAGGCCGATTCGCGATCAATGGGTTTGTCGTAGCGTCCTTGCAACGGTGAACTGGCGATCAACCCGGCGCGCTCGGCCTCGCTCAGCGGCCCGATGCGCGATTGCGGGGGCGCCACCAGCACGCGCTGGACCACTTCCGGCGTGCCTTTTTCCTGCAAGGTGCCCACCAGAGCCTCACCGATGCCCAGTTCGGTCAGCACCGCCAGGGCATCGAACTGCGGGTTGGGCCGGAAACCGTCGGCCACTGCCCGCAGGGATTTCTGCTCCTTGGCAGTGAAGGCACGCAACCCGTGCTGGATGCGCAAGCCCAACTGTGCCAGCACGTCGTCCGGCAAGTCGCCCGGCGACTGGGTCACGAAATACACCCCCACGCCCTTGGAACGGATCAGCCGTACCACTTGCTCCAGGCGTTCCTGCAACGCCTTGGGCGTCCCGGCAAAGAGCAGGTGCGCCTCGTCGAAGAACAGCGCCAGCAGCGGCTTATCTGCGTCGCCGCGCTCGGGCAACTGCTCGAACAGCTCGGCCAGCAGCCACAGCAGGAACGTCGCGTAGACCTTCGGCGCTTCATGGACCAGACGGCTGGCGTCGAGCAAGTGAATGCGGCCACGGCCATCACTGGCCGGTTGCAGGATGTCTTCGAGCTGCAAGGCCGGCTCGCCGAACAATGCGTCCGCGCCCTGCTGCTCCAAAGTGGACAAGCGTCGCAACAACGCCTGGCTGGAGCCGGTGGTCATCAGGGCCGCGTCGTCCCCCAGCAACTCAGGGTTGTCCTTGAGATGGTTGAGCAGCGCCTTCAGGTCCTTGAGGTCCAGCAGCAACAAGCCCTCGCGATCAGCCACCTTGAACGCGGCGTAGAGCGCCGACTGCTGGCTGTCCGTCAGTTCCAGCAGACTGCCGATCAACAACGGGCCCATTTCACTCAAGGTAGTGCGCAGTGGATGACCGGACTGGCCGTGGATATCCCACAAGGTCACCGGATAAGCCTGGGGATTGTGATTGAGCCAAGGCATGCCGGCGATGCGCTCGGCGATCTTGCCCTGGGGGTTGCCGGCCGCGCCGAGACCGCACAGGTCGCCCTTGATGTCCGCCGCGAACACCGCCACGCCGGCGTCGCTGAACATCTCGGCCAGGCGTTGCAAGGTGACGGTCTTGCCGGTACCGGTGGCACCCGCCACCAGACCATGACGGTTCGCCAGGCGCATGGCCTGGGCGATGGGCTGGCCGCTAAGGTCGGCACCGATAATGAGTTGCGATGAGTCAGGCATGTGGTCACCTGTGATGTTTGCGATATGACGCCATTTTGCACGCTTATATAAAAGCATGCCTGGCGCAGTAAGATCCTGGCGCCGGGAATAATAGCCTGCGAACCAGGACTGGCCCCATCACCGTCCCCACAACCCCAACCGAACATCTATTCTTACCAAAGGTCAACACTGGAGAACACTGACCGGAGGGATGTTCATCGTGCATATAGCGGACATAACCATGTTCTACGCCCCCGCCAGCGGAGGCGTGCGCACTTATCTGGATGCCAAGCACCGGCGCCTGGGTGATCGGCCCGGTATTCGTCACAGTCTGTTGATCCCCGGCGCACATTTGAGCGAGCACGATGGGATCTACAAGGTTCCGGCCCCTG encodes:
- a CDS encoding helicase HerA-like domain-containing protein; translation: MPDSSQLIIGADLSGQPIAQAMRLANRHGLVAGATGTGKTVTLQRLAEMFSDAGVAVFAADIKGDLCGLGAAGNPQGKIAERIAGMPWLNHNPQAYPVTLWDIHGQSGHPLRTTLSEMGPLLIGSLLELTDSQQSALYAAFKVADREGLLLLDLKDLKALLNHLKDNPELLGDDAALMTTGSSQALLRRLSTLEQQGADALFGEPALQLEDILQPASDGRGRIHLLDASRLVHEAPKVYATFLLWLLAELFEQLPERGDADKPLLALFFDEAHLLFAGTPKALQERLEQVVRLIRSKGVGVYFVTQSPGDLPDDVLAQLGLRIQHGLRAFTAKEQKSLRAVADGFRPNPQFDALAVLTELGIGEALVGTLQEKGTPEVVQRVLVAPPQSRIGPLSEAERAGLIASSPLQGRYDKPIDRESAYEVLMGRKGLEPQAEVTPGKPTTEEPSFTEKAGEFLGTAAGQALKSAMRQAANQLGRQLVRGLMGSLLGGSKRRR